CGTTCGCCCCGTCGCGACGCCCGGCACGTGCTCTCGCCGCACCGGCCGAAAGCCCAAGTACATCCAGTACGAGGACTTCCGGCCGGCACTCCCCCAGAGGGGGGACCCCCAGAGCACGCACCGGACGCCGCTCCTTGATGGGCAAACGTTGCCTGCCGGGGCACTGGTTCGAATCGGCCGAGGGCGGTCCCGGAGCATCCGGGGCCGCCCTTGTCGTACCCGTCGGCGATACTGGAAGACGCTGGAACGCATCAGGGAAAGGCCACACACGTGACTGAGATCGAGATCGGGCGCGGCAAGCGCGGCCGCCGGGCGTACGCCTTCGACGACATCGCCGTCGTCCCCAGCCGCCGTACCCGGGACCCGAAGGAGGTCTCGATCGCCTGGCAGATCGACGCCTACCGTTTCGAGCTGCCCTTCCTGGCCGCCCCCATGGACTCGGTCGTCTCCCCGGCCACCGCGATCCGCATCGGAGAGCTCGGCGGCCTGGGCGTCCTGAACCTCGAGGGCCTGTGGACGCGGTACGAGGACCCGCAGCCGCTGCTCGACGAGATCGTCGGCCTGCCCGTCGAGGCGGCCACCCGCCGCCTCCAGGAGATCTACGCCGCTCCCATCAAGGAGGAGCTGATCGGGCAGCGCCTGAAGGAGGTGCGCGACTCGGGCGTGGTCACCGCGGCCGCGCTCTCCCCGCAGCGCACCGCCCAGTTCTCCAAGGCGGTCGTGGACGCGGGCGTGGACATCTTCGTCATCCGCGGCACGACGGTGTCGGCGGAGCACGTCTCCGGCTCGCACGAACCGCTGAACCTGAAGCAGTTCATCTACGAACTCGACGTCCCGGTGATCGTCGGCGGCTGCGCCACGTACACCGCGGCTCTGCACCTGATGCGCACGGGCGCGGCGGGCGTGCTCGTCGGCTTCGGCGGCGGCGCCGCGCACACCACGCGCAATGTGCTGGGCATCCAGGTCCCGATGGCGACCGCGGTCGCCGACGTGGCGGCGGCCCGCCGGGACTACATGGACGAGTCCGGCGGCCGGTACGTGCACGTGATCGCGGACGGCGGCGTCGGCTGGTCCGGCGACCTGCCCAAGGCGGTCGCCTGCGGCGCGGACGCCGTGATGATGGGCTCCCCGCTGGCCCGTGCCACGGACGCGCCGGGCAGGGGCCACCACTGGGGCATGGAGGCGGTCAACGAGGAGCTGCCGCGCGGCCAGAAGGTGGACCTGGGCACGGTCGGCACGCTTGAGGAGGTCCTCGCGGGGCCGTCCCACACGCCGGACGGGTCGATGAACTTCTTCGGGGCGCTGCGGCGGGCGATGGCGACCACCGGGTACAGCGAGCTGAAGGAGTTCCAGCGGGTCGAGGTGACGGTGGCGGACTCGCAGCACAGGCGGTAGGCCGACAGGCAGTACGGCGTCGAGGGGCTCGGACCTGCGTGGTCCGGGCCCTTCTGCGCGCCAAGTGGGCCTGGTGGGGCGCGTTTTGCGGTGGAGGGCACTCGCACTCACGCACTCCCCTTCACAACCTGTGCGCCGCCCCCGTAGGCGTAGCCCCCCGCGTATCCAGCAGCAACTGCGCCTTCACCGACAACCCCTGCAGGTCGTACGTCCGATGCTGCTGGAGCAGGATCGTCAGGTCGGCGTCGACGGCGGCCTCGTACAGGGAGTCCGCGCGCGGGACCGGGCGGTCCAGGACGCTCCAGGACGGGACGTGGGGGTCGTGGTAGCTGACGGAGGCGCCCAGTTCCATCAGGCGGATCGCGATCTCCTGGGCGGGGGTGGCCTGTTGGTCGGCCAGGTCCGGCTTGTAGGTGACGCCGAGGAGGAGGACGCGGGCGCCTCGGGCCGACTTTCCGTGCTCGTTGAGGAGGGTCGCGGCGCGCTGGATGACGTAGCGGGGCATGTGGCTGTTGACCT
The nucleotide sequence above comes from Streptomyces sp. NL15-2K. Encoded proteins:
- a CDS encoding GuaB3 family IMP dehydrogenase-related protein; the protein is MTEIEIGRGKRGRRAYAFDDIAVVPSRRTRDPKEVSIAWQIDAYRFELPFLAAPMDSVVSPATAIRIGELGGLGVLNLEGLWTRYEDPQPLLDEIVGLPVEAATRRLQEIYAAPIKEELIGQRLKEVRDSGVVTAAALSPQRTAQFSKAVVDAGVDIFVIRGTTVSAEHVSGSHEPLNLKQFIYELDVPVIVGGCATYTAALHLMRTGAAGVLVGFGGGAAHTTRNVLGIQVPMATAVADVAAARRDYMDESGGRYVHVIADGGVGWSGDLPKAVACGADAVMMGSPLARATDAPGRGHHWGMEAVNEELPRGQKVDLGTVGTLEEVLAGPSHTPDGSMNFFGALRRAMATTGYSELKEFQRVEVTVADSQHRR